A window of Hordeum vulgare subsp. vulgare chromosome 5H, MorexV3_pseudomolecules_assembly, whole genome shotgun sequence genomic DNA:
TAAATTTAAGCTAATAACTTACAAGCAGCTGAATCGTTTATATATATGAACTTGATCGAGCTTTAGAAAGTTCAATTTGAAACGAATGGAGTACAACATAGGCGTAACTGACTTGTGGTCTCACATGAGTACAACAACGCACAGAATTATTTTGCTCATTCATGTAAGTAGGCTCGTACATAGAGATTACGTAGGTGTATCAtttttgcatatatatatatagagacgcAACAGCGTATAATAAAGATCGTGTGGGACGCGTCGACGTCGACGTCGACGGAGCATACGGGACAGACACGCCACGGAAAGTCGGAAAGTAACCGGACGCCGCGGCGCGAACGCGTACATGGACCGCTCAGTGGGACGGCTCGGCGCTGCGGCCTCCGAGCAGCTCCACGAGCTCCGGCGCCACGCTCAGCGACGCTTGCACAACCTGCGCGGTCAGGCCGTCGAGCACCGATCCATCCCCGGTCAGCTGCTCCACCTCGGGCCTGTAGTTAATATGCCCACGATAGCATAATCAGTAATGATATGCCATTTCACATAGGAGTATGAACTTTGCGAAATCCACGTATACGTACGTACGTACCTGGCGCTCTTGATCAGGGACACCCACTCTGCGCCGTCGGCGCCTGCGGAGATGAGCGCCACGGCGAACCGCGGTAGGACAAGCACACTCCCCGCGGCGGCCTCCTCGTCCAGCAGCAGCGTCTCGCCGCCCACGGAAGAAGACACCTGGACGCGCGCGCTCCCGCGTGCCACGTACACCGCCTGCGCCGCACCCTCGCGTAACACCCACGGCGCTTGCGCGGCGCCGGGATCGAGCTTGCCGATCACTGCGCTGATCCCGAGGTCGCCCAGCGCCGCCAGGTCCGCCGCGGTGACCGCCTTCAGGGTCCCTGCGGCGACTTGGCCTGCGTTCACGACGAGCCCTTTCCTGTCGTGCTCTCGCGGGCAGACGCCGGTCAGCTTCGTGCTCaggccggcgaggaggacggctggCTGGCTTCGGAACACGGCCGCGGCCTGCTCCTTCGTCACCCCAGACCATGCCCCGGCGAGGAGGCCCGCGTCGAAGCCTCCTAGGACGCTGTTGCCGCCGGCGAGAAAGAAGTAGGAGATGTCCCCCGGGCTGACAGCGCGCTCCGTGTCACCCAAGAACAAGATGGAGAGGTCGTCCGTGTCGCCGTCGCTGTCGTTGTACCACCACGAGACATCCCCAGTGCGGACGGCTATGACGTCGCCGGCCTCTAGGCGCACGACTCTCTCCCTGGCCGCGGCGGAGGCGTCCTCGGTGGCGACCGGGAGGACGCCGGCGACACCGGAGCCTCGGAGGACGTAGCCGAACTTGGGAGAGTCGGCGTAGTGCGGCAGCGCGAAAGAGAGCGGCCTGAGCAGGAGCAGGCCGCATCCGAGCCCCTCCGCAGCCAGCTCCGGCTGGTCGGTCCCCGACCAGGCCACATACGCACCCGCGTCCGACTTGACCAGGGCCTTGCCACCCTTGGCACTGGCAGACATGTCTCTCTTGCCCTGCAAGCCCGCGAAAAAACAGTTAGATTGATGAAGCTCTGGATACATGCATCCATGCAAGCATATGTAGGGGGAGACAGAACTTCGTTCAGCCTTCAAATTTTCGAGATGATTTACCTGTGCTACCTCCTCTTTTGCAACTtgcaagaagtggaagaagagcgCCGTCGAGCCTTCAGAACTGGGTGCAATTTATAGGAAAGATCGCAATCCCAGCGTCTCCACGTTTTTTTAAACAAAATTGAGGGGAATCCCAATGTACTATCAACTATCAAGTGCAAGTTGGCTACTCTTACTCGACTCGAACGAGTAGTATCAGTCGGCCGATCCAGCGCCTTGCGTTTCGCCTACCACGTGTGCCCTCGGCTCGCTGCTCCTTATCCTTGTATATCCTTCAAAAAATATACATTCTTTCTGTAGTTAAATATTTGTAGTTGGGATAACCAGACTAGTTATTATAATTAGAAGTACTAGCAAAAGGgcacatgcgttgcaacgggagaaagaaataccacacggcacacgttcttaattaataaaaatgtctataatttaagaatttatagttacgatacaaataaagatggtcttatcctacaaaaatgcagtttaaaatttcacaggtcttctattttaacacggcttgcatgtagatttaatacgtacaaagaatcgatcaagtgaccttcagtttcatctctaatcctgattttgttgacgtgttcatccctaaCCCGGATGAGtagcggtatgaaagaaagacgaataatgacttatttattaagattgcatcctagatagtatttttattaaacgtttaacagataaaataatatcatatttaaattccacatatttttctaaaataataatatttttcTACTTATTTATTAAGGACCAGCCAGAGGCGTCGGAGCCATGCCCGCGTCGGAGGATACGCCGTGCCCGATGCCCTATCCACGGGGGAGGCGAATTGGCGGGGGAAGGAAGGGAACGGAGGGCGGCGAGCACGAAAGTGTGCTGCGCGCCGGTGGTAGCCGTCCAAACTAGCCAGAAGGCACGCATAGGTGGGTGGCTGAGATGTGGTGCTCTGACAAGGGGGGAACGAGCTTAGATGGACTGTGGGTTGTGTCGGGAGAATACGAGGGGGTTTCGTAAAAATGCCATTGCGACATTAATttcgaaacggagggagtacttagttACAGAAAAACATGAATACAAAAATACTTGCTGACGGCGGTATTAATTAAAAACCAATCCAACGGatacgcaaaaaaaaaaaacaaaagaaaacaatcCAACGAATGTAAAGGTGGCAAACGTCCGTAGAGTTTTCCTTCTTCCAATCTATCACTATTCTGCTTTCTTTCGGCCGCGGCTGAAAACGACGACGCATCAGCCGCCTGTACTGTTAACCATGTGCCTACGTTTGGTGGCCCACCGCTACGGCCGCGCGCGGGCACCACTCACCACGAACCCAGATAGGCATCTTGCTCAGTGTTGTTCTCCCAGGGCAACGTATGCTGCATGCCACTGACTCGTTATTATTTTTCTGGTGGAGACGTACTCGTCTTTATTTAACGCAACAAAGCTGCCATGTAGACATCAACGCATGTACTAGCTAGTAGTAGGTCCTGTAGTTAACAAGACACTATCGTTGTTTCTTTTTTCAACTAAAAGAACATACAATAAACATTTCTGGGGTAATTTATCTTGAGGCATCACTGCAAGCCGTGTTTCTTTTTTCAACTGAAAGAACATACAATAAACATTTCTGGGGTAATTTATCTTGAGGCGTCACTGCAAGCCGTGATGCAACGCTACAAGACCAATGCCGAGGTGATGTTGTAAGGCCCATGTCGTCTGTGCTGCGAGAAAAAGCCATGGTGCTACAAGGACGTTGATGCAAGACGGGAGGCAACACTCCGAGGCCGGTGCCGCTCATGCTTCAAATACTAGTCTGCCACAAGTCGACGCGCGACGTTGCAAGGCTGACACCGTCGCTGGTACAAGTCAGACACGACCTTACATGGCGGGAGCCGAGATGTTGCAAAGGCTTGCTAGAGAAGCAATGGTCGATGGTCCAAGGTCGTTGTTCTtgccaatattttttatgttaTATTTCTGTAATATTTTCGCCGAAAGTTTGTTGGAGGTGTACGTAACATAGTTGGAATTTTTTTTAAGTTGTATTGCAATATCAGTCGGTGTCATTGATGCAAGTGGTCATCGTAATATTGGGCAGCTGTGAAACATATACTCAGATACATCAAAGGGACAACAAACTTTGGTTGTGTCTATttgagagggaagaagaaggagatggtagAGCTACTTGGCTATAGTGATAGTGACCTGGCAGGAGATGTGGATGACCGTAAAAGTACCTCGGGAGTGACATATTTCTTGGGCGGGAGCATAGTGAGTTGGCTATCACAAAAACAGAAGGTGGTTGCATTATCATcctgtgaagcggagtatattgCAGCTGTAACCGCGGCGTGTCAAGGTGTGTTTTTAGAAAGGCTACTCGGTGACCTCACACATAAGGAACCGAAAGGAATGGTGCTCTATGTTGACAACAAGTCTGCGATTGCTCTATGTAAGAATCCAGTGCATCATGACAGGAGCAAACACATTGATACGAGGTATCACTACATACAACAGTGCGTGGAAGAAGGCAAGATTAAAGTCAACTATGTTTGCACCGATGATCAGCTTGCAGATATCCTGACCAAATCTTTGGGACGACAGAAGTTCATAGATTTGCGGGAAAGGATCGGCGTCCAAGCTGTAAAGTGAGGACATCGTGCTTAGGGGGTGATTGTTAGGAATAATCACGATTAGGCAAAACCAGTCCGGCACGGACTTGGATCCTTTGCCGAGTCGGCTAGCTGCTAGGTAGGATAGCTACTATTTATACATGCATCTAGTCCCCTGTAATCTCAGATCAAATCAATACGAAGATATTCAGCAGGTGCGACACGCACCTGTAGCCATCAAAACTCGGCGTGTTTGTGTTTCCTGTGAGTGTGGTGTTCGCGTGTACTGGTGTACAACATAGCTAGCCGGCGGCTCGATTTCATCAAGCGGCTACGTATATGTGCATGTGTTTGCCTCAGGAAGGAAATCCATCCAGCTGCTTTACGTACTACTTGTGTACGTGAGTCTCCCGATCGACCGAAAAGTAATCGGCTGCGGTAGCTTGTACGAGCATCGTCGGAAAGTACTCGACGGTTGCATCGTCAAGGTCGGGTCTGGGCCAACAGCAGAATGGTGAGGCTGGTGTGAcccctctcctctcccctctcTGGCTCCCTCTTTTGTTTCCTCCATAAGAAGCACGGGGATACACAACTTTTCAGATTTTATGCCCTATGATCAGACCAATTTCTCTTTGTATCTCCTCCTGAACTAGCACTGAGGAGCACAACACTGCTGATGGGCACCGGATCTTGCAGAAAGTAGCAAGACACACTCTATCTCCTAAAAAACATAGGTGTGCAGAACAATTCTACCAATTTTACTGCGAGGGATATTCATCAGATTGGATGACAGGAGGATACTGCAGTAGAAAATGTGGTGCATGGCTTCTATCCTACACTAGTTTGAAATGACTTCAATTTTGTTACACAAAATTCATTACTTCAACCAATTAATACAGTGTTGATTTAACTAAATCGTGGCACTTGTAAGAAAGAaaattttcattcaaaaaaaaaaacttgcatCCACATTTAGCTCTTGTGTCATTGCT
This region includes:
- the LOC123397909 gene encoding 11S globulin seed storage protein 2-like, with the translated sequence MSASAKGGKALVKSDAGAYVAWSGTDQPELAAEGLGCGLLLLRPLSFALPHYADSPKFGYVLRGSGVAGVLPVATEDASAAARERVVRLEAGDVIAVRTGDVSWWYNDSDGDTDDLSILFLGDTERAVSPGDISYFFLAGGNSVLGGFDAGLLAGAWSGVTKEQAAAVFRSQPAVLLAGLSTKLTGVCPREHDRKGLVVNAGQVAAGTLKAVTAADLAALGDLGISAVIGKLDPGAAQAPWVLREGAAQAVYVARGSARVQVSSSVGGETLLLDEEAAAGSVLVLPRFAVALISAGADGAEWVSLIKSARPEVEQLTGDGSVLDGLTAQVVQASLSVAPELVELLGGRSAEPSH